Proteins found in one Microbacterium sp. SSM24 genomic segment:
- a CDS encoding NAD(P)H-hydrate dehydratase — protein sequence MTRSWTAADAGRVLRRPTASDDKYSRGVLGIRTGSDTYPGAAVLGVEAAWRTGLGMVRYLGPERPTSLVLARRPETVAADGRVQAWLIGSGTDAATRPSHETEALRGILHDTDPVIVDAGALDLAADATAPRILTPHDREHARLRSALGLGHAGVDRAASARETAEATGAVVLLKGSSTIVAAPDGAVIEVSAGTPWLATAGTGDVLAGAIGALVAAAVAGERATDAASLAALAASGAWLHGHAGRLASAARGGGPITALDVAESLSHAVADALDAV from the coding sequence ATGACCCGGTCATGGACGGCGGCGGACGCCGGTCGCGTCCTGCGAAGGCCAACGGCCTCCGACGACAAGTATTCCCGCGGAGTGCTCGGCATCCGCACCGGGTCCGACACGTATCCGGGCGCCGCGGTCCTGGGCGTCGAGGCGGCGTGGCGCACCGGACTGGGCATGGTGCGCTACCTCGGGCCGGAGCGTCCGACGTCGCTGGTGCTCGCGCGCAGGCCAGAGACCGTCGCGGCCGATGGGCGCGTGCAGGCATGGCTGATCGGATCGGGGACGGATGCCGCGACCCGCCCGTCGCACGAGACGGAGGCCCTGCGCGGCATCCTGCACGACACCGATCCGGTGATCGTGGATGCCGGCGCCCTCGACCTCGCGGCGGACGCCACGGCGCCGCGCATCCTCACCCCGCACGACCGCGAGCACGCGCGGCTGCGCTCGGCACTCGGCCTCGGGCACGCCGGGGTCGATCGCGCAGCGTCTGCCCGCGAGACGGCCGAGGCCACCGGGGCGGTCGTGCTGCTGAAGGGATCGTCGACGATCGTGGCCGCTCCCGACGGCGCGGTGATCGAGGTGTCGGCGGGCACGCCGTGGCTCGCGACGGCGGGCACCGGCGACGTGCTCGCGGGTGCGATCGGCGCGCTCGTCGCGGCGGCGGTTGCGGGGGAGAGGGCGACGGATGCCGCGTCCCTCGCCGCACTCGCCGCGTCCGGCGCCTGGCTGCACGGGCACGCCGGCCGCCTCGCATCGGCCGCGCGCGGCGGTGGGCCGATCACGGCGCTCGATGTCGCGGAGTCGCTCTCCCACGCCGTCGCCGACGCGCTCGACGCCGTGTGA
- a CDS encoding NADH:flavin oxidoreductase/NADH oxidase, with the protein MSTLFTPLSLRDLTLRNRLWVSPMCQYSAVGGVPQEWHHTHLAQFASGGAGLVIAEATAVSPEGRISPDDTGLWTDEQRDAWAPIVAAIRSRGAVAAVQLAHAGRKASTWSPFSGRRGTVAEAEGGWGTVAPSAVAFDGFAEPAALDLAGIDRVVADFGSAARRAVAAGFEVLEVHAAHGYLLHQFLSPLSNLRGDEYGGSLENRARLLLRVIDAVTDAAPGIPLLVRFSATDWADGGWDADQTAVVARWAAEHGADFFDISSGGLVAHQKITTGPGYQVDLAARVRREAGVPVSAVGMIDDASHAEQILADGEADAIMAGREWLRDPHYALRAADELGAEIDYWPKQYLRARR; encoded by the coding sequence ATGAGCACACTCTTCACGCCCCTCTCGCTGCGCGACCTGACCCTTCGCAACCGGCTGTGGGTCTCACCGATGTGCCAGTACAGCGCCGTGGGCGGCGTGCCGCAGGAGTGGCACCACACGCACCTCGCGCAGTTCGCGTCGGGCGGGGCCGGGCTCGTGATCGCCGAGGCGACGGCCGTCTCACCGGAGGGCCGCATCTCGCCGGACGACACCGGACTGTGGACCGACGAGCAGCGCGACGCGTGGGCGCCGATCGTCGCCGCGATCCGTTCGCGCGGCGCGGTCGCCGCCGTGCAGCTGGCCCACGCCGGACGCAAGGCCTCGACGTGGTCGCCCTTCTCGGGACGCCGCGGCACGGTCGCCGAAGCCGAAGGCGGCTGGGGCACGGTCGCGCCGTCGGCCGTCGCCTTCGACGGCTTCGCCGAGCCCGCCGCACTCGACCTCGCCGGCATCGACCGCGTCGTCGCCGACTTCGGGTCCGCCGCCCGGCGCGCCGTGGCCGCCGGATTCGAGGTGCTCGAGGTCCACGCCGCGCACGGCTACCTCCTCCACCAGTTCCTGTCCCCGCTGTCGAACCTGCGCGGCGACGAGTACGGCGGCTCGCTCGAGAATCGCGCGCGCCTGCTCCTGCGAGTGATCGACGCCGTGACGGATGCCGCGCCCGGCATCCCGCTGCTGGTGCGGTTCTCTGCGACCGACTGGGCGGACGGCGGCTGGGATGCCGACCAGACCGCCGTGGTCGCGCGCTGGGCGGCCGAGCACGGCGCCGACTTCTTCGACATCTCCAGCGGCGGTCTCGTCGCGCACCAGAAGATCACGACCGGCCCCGGATACCAGGTCGACCTCGCAGCGCGCGTTCGCCGGGAGGCCGGCGTGCCCGTGAGCGCCGTGGGCATGATCGACGACGCTTCGCACGCCGAGCAGATCCTCGCCGACGGCGAGGCAGACGCGATCATGGCCGGACGCGAGTGGCTGCGCGACCCGCACTACGCCCTCCGCGCCGCCGACGAGCTCGGCGCCGAGATCGACTACTGGCCGAAGCAGTACCTGCGCGCCCGGCGCTGA
- a CDS encoding MFS transporter: MTSSNLTRGAATWALLSLAVGSFGIGMTEFVVMGLLPNIAQDLLPAQWASNPADAVAQAGWLITLYALGVVVGAPTIAGSVAKYPRHRVMIGLALALAAFNALTFLLPTFELVAASRFLAGLPHGAFFGIGALVAADVLGPGNRAKGVAFVLTGLTVANVVGVPLGTFLGQQVGWRAAFMVVAGIFALATLLIALFVPAHAGEPGRTLRQELKVFRIGQVWLALGVGAIGFGGFFAVYSYVASVVTEGTGSPEWVVPIILVVMGLGMTIGNLVGGHLADVDLKRTLIGSLIALTVVLALFALTAQWIWAVGLFAFATGFVSSALSPAIQSRLLEVAGDNQSIAAALNHSALNIGNSVGAFLGGVVIAAGWGYVAPAWVGVLLALGGLALAAFSLALERRRAPVSA, translated from the coding sequence GTGACCTCCTCGAATCTGACGAGGGGGGCGGCGACGTGGGCGCTCCTCTCCCTCGCCGTCGGCAGCTTCGGCATCGGCATGACCGAGTTCGTCGTCATGGGCCTGCTGCCGAACATCGCCCAGGACCTCCTGCCCGCGCAGTGGGCGTCGAACCCCGCGGATGCCGTCGCCCAGGCCGGCTGGCTCATCACCCTGTACGCGCTGGGCGTCGTCGTCGGCGCCCCCACCATCGCGGGAAGCGTCGCGAAGTATCCGCGCCACCGCGTCATGATCGGCCTCGCCCTCGCGCTCGCGGCGTTCAACGCGCTCACCTTTCTGCTTCCGACGTTCGAGCTGGTCGCGGCATCCCGTTTCCTCGCCGGCCTGCCGCACGGTGCCTTCTTCGGCATCGGCGCGCTCGTCGCCGCCGATGTGCTCGGCCCCGGCAACCGCGCCAAGGGGGTCGCGTTCGTGCTCACCGGCCTGACCGTGGCGAACGTGGTCGGTGTCCCGCTCGGAACCTTCCTCGGGCAGCAGGTCGGCTGGCGCGCGGCGTTCATGGTGGTCGCCGGGATCTTCGCCCTCGCCACGCTGCTCATCGCCCTCTTCGTGCCCGCGCACGCGGGCGAGCCGGGCCGCACGCTCCGCCAGGAGCTGAAGGTGTTCCGCATCGGGCAGGTCTGGCTGGCGCTCGGCGTCGGGGCGATCGGCTTCGGCGGATTCTTCGCGGTGTACAGCTATGTCGCCTCGGTCGTCACCGAGGGCACTGGCTCGCCCGAGTGGGTCGTGCCGATCATCCTCGTGGTGATGGGCCTCGGCATGACGATCGGCAACCTCGTCGGCGGGCACCTCGCCGACGTCGACCTCAAGCGCACGCTCATCGGGAGCCTGATCGCGCTGACGGTCGTGCTCGCCCTGTTCGCTCTGACCGCGCAGTGGATCTGGGCCGTGGGTCTGTTCGCCTTTGCCACGGGCTTCGTCTCTTCGGCATTGAGCCCGGCCATCCAGTCCCGCCTGCTGGAAGTCGCCGGCGACAACCAGTCGATCGCGGCCGCGCTCAACCACTCCGCGCTGAACATCGGCAACAGCGTCGGCGCGTTCCTCGGCGGCGTGGTCATCGCCGCCGGCTGGGGATACGTTGCACCCGCGTGGGTCGGCGTGCTGCTGGCGCTCGGCGGCCTCGCCCTCGCCGCGTTCAGCCTGGCACTCGAGCGACGGCGGGCCCCCGTCTCGGCCTGA
- a CDS encoding hemolysin family protein: MDYVMLGVGLLLTVGTGLFVASEFALVNLDRADLEARREAGETRLSMTISALKITSTHLSSAQLGITLTTLLTGYTMEPAISSLLRPVFTAWGLPAGLVSPLAVIIAISVATIFSMIIGELVPKNFALAIPRQTAKLVMPFQVAFTTVFRPAIVVLNGSANGVLRAVGIEPKEELSGARTAEELSSLVRRSASAGVLEEDTASLLDRSLTFARLSAADVMTPRPSIHAVSADDSAEDVIQLARRTGHSRFPVYDDSMDDITGIVHLKAAVGVPRDRRTDVPAGALATEPLRIPEAVHLDALVSELRARGYQMAVVVDEYGGTAGVVTLEDLVEEIVGEVLDEHDRRRAGIVRAEGSIQFPGELRPDEVLDRTGIRIPEGDVYDTVGGYIMSVLERIPVVGDRIETEDGAIEVQRMEGRRVDRVRFTPTPMPHDVAATEGGESR; encoded by the coding sequence ATGGATTACGTCATGCTGGGCGTGGGGCTTCTGCTCACGGTCGGGACCGGCCTGTTCGTCGCGAGCGAGTTCGCGCTGGTCAACCTCGACCGCGCTGACCTCGAGGCTCGCCGCGAGGCCGGCGAAACCCGCCTCTCGATGACCATCAGCGCGCTGAAGATCACCTCGACGCATCTCTCCAGCGCGCAGCTCGGCATCACGCTGACCACGCTCCTCACCGGTTACACGATGGAGCCGGCGATCTCGAGCCTGCTGCGCCCGGTGTTCACCGCGTGGGGCCTGCCCGCAGGTCTCGTGAGCCCGCTCGCGGTCATCATCGCCATCTCGGTCGCCACGATCTTCTCGATGATCATCGGCGAACTGGTTCCGAAGAACTTCGCCCTGGCCATCCCGCGCCAGACCGCCAAGCTCGTCATGCCGTTCCAGGTGGCGTTCACCACCGTGTTCCGCCCCGCGATCGTCGTGCTCAACGGCAGCGCCAACGGCGTGCTGCGGGCCGTCGGCATCGAACCGAAGGAAGAGCTGTCCGGCGCGCGTACGGCCGAGGAGCTCTCCAGTCTCGTGCGCCGATCGGCGAGCGCCGGCGTGCTCGAGGAAGACACGGCGTCGCTCCTCGACCGCAGCCTGACCTTCGCGCGCCTCAGCGCGGCGGACGTCATGACGCCGCGCCCCAGCATCCACGCGGTCTCCGCGGACGATTCCGCCGAAGATGTGATCCAGCTCGCGCGCCGCACGGGACACAGTCGCTTCCCCGTCTACGACGACTCGATGGACGACATCACCGGCATCGTGCATCTGAAGGCCGCCGTCGGCGTGCCCCGCGACCGGCGCACGGACGTGCCCGCGGGGGCGCTGGCGACTGAGCCGCTGCGCATCCCCGAGGCTGTCCACCTCGACGCCCTCGTCTCGGAGCTGCGCGCGCGCGGCTACCAGATGGCGGTCGTCGTCGACGAGTACGGCGGCACGGCCGGCGTCGTCACGCTCGAGGACCTCGTCGAGGAGATCGTCGGCGAGGTGCTCGACGAGCACGACCGCCGTCGGGCGGGAATCGTCCGGGCCGAGGGCTCGATCCAGTTCCCCGGCGAACTCCGACCCGACGAGGTGCTCGATCGCACCGGCATCCGCATCCCCGAGGGCGACGTGTACGACACGGTCGGCGGGTACATCATGAGCGTCCTCGAGCGCATCCCCGTCGTGGGCGACCGCATCGAGACCGAGGATGGCGCGATCGAGGTGCAGCGCATGGAGGGCCGCCGGGTCGACCGCGTGCGCTTCACCCCCACCCCCATGCCGCACGACGTGGCCGCGACGGAAGGGGGTGAGTCCCGATGA
- a CDS encoding hemolysin family protein, translating to MNDWAGIAWLVVLLIANAFFVGAEFAVISARRSQIEPLAEKGSRSAKTALYAMEHATLMLATSQLGITICSLLILNVSEPAIHHLLAEPLALTGLSEGAVDTIAFVIALLLVSYLHVVFGEMVPKNLAFSIPDRAVLMLATPLVWVSKVFHPVIVTLNWIANHVVRLFRVEPKDEAASTFTLEEVATIVNQSRIEGVLDDLAGTVSAALEFTDKKAADIAVPLADLVTLPETTTPDEIERAVSKHGFSRYVIVDTARTPLGYVHLKDILQAAEGPDAATDVARPIPAKRIHHMVPVLETTDLEDALAVMRRAGRHLAQVRNDDGEITAVLFLEDIIEELIGEVQDATRRGLR from the coding sequence ATGAACGATTGGGCAGGAATCGCCTGGCTCGTGGTCCTCCTCATCGCGAACGCCTTCTTCGTCGGCGCCGAGTTCGCCGTCATCTCGGCCCGCCGCTCGCAGATCGAGCCGCTCGCCGAGAAGGGATCGCGCTCGGCCAAGACCGCGCTCTACGCGATGGAGCACGCGACCCTGATGCTCGCGACGAGCCAGCTCGGCATCACGATCTGCTCGCTGCTGATCCTCAACGTGTCGGAACCGGCCATCCACCACCTGCTCGCGGAGCCGCTCGCCCTCACGGGCCTGTCGGAGGGCGCCGTCGACACGATCGCGTTCGTCATCGCGCTGCTGCTCGTGTCGTACCTGCATGTCGTGTTCGGCGAGATGGTGCCGAAGAACCTCGCGTTCTCGATCCCCGACCGCGCAGTGCTGATGCTCGCGACCCCGCTGGTGTGGGTGTCGAAGGTCTTCCACCCGGTGATCGTCACACTGAACTGGATCGCGAACCACGTCGTGCGCCTGTTCCGCGTCGAGCCGAAGGACGAGGCAGCCTCGACCTTCACGCTCGAGGAGGTCGCCACGATCGTGAACCAGTCGCGCATCGAGGGCGTCCTCGACGACCTCGCCGGCACCGTCTCGGCGGCGCTGGAGTTCACCGACAAGAAGGCCGCCGACATCGCGGTGCCGCTGGCCGACCTGGTGACGCTGCCCGAGACGACGACGCCCGACGAGATCGAGCGCGCCGTGTCGAAGCACGGGTTCTCGCGCTACGTGATCGTCGACACGGCCCGCACGCCGCTCGGGTACGTGCACCTGAAGGACATCCTGCAGGCGGCAGAGGGGCCGGATGCCGCGACCGACGTCGCCCGTCCGATCCCGGCCAAGCGCATCCACCATATGGTCCCGGTGCTCGAGACCACGGACCTCGAGGACGCGCTGGCGGTCATGCGCCGCGCGGGCCGTCACCTCGCCCAGGTGCGCAACGACGACGGCGAGATCACCGCAGTCCTCTTCCTGGAGGACATCATCGAGGAGCTCATCGGCGAGGTGCAGGACGCGACGCGTCGCGGCCTGCGCTGA
- a CDS encoding NUDIX hydrolase — MSEQTPADRALRAVADSIERSRARTPRDAVDPDIPVAATVVLLRDAPDGAEVLLIERPDRGSFAGAWVFPGGKLEPADLADVEEMSARRAGVRETVEETGLVLDAADLVTLSCWDPPPGIALRIRTWFFVAAAPAGDLRLHPAEAVAAEWARPADLLERHGRGELTLYPPTWVTLHGLSAHPDAASALGAARLAGVERFETVARRGAEGPILMWHGDAEYEADAASDGSGARHRLEIGALPWRYTQAG; from the coding sequence GTGTCGGAGCAGACCCCCGCAGACCGCGCCTTGCGTGCCGTCGCCGATTCGATCGAGCGGTCGCGGGCCCGCACGCCGCGCGACGCGGTCGATCCCGACATCCCGGTCGCCGCGACGGTGGTGCTCCTGCGCGATGCGCCCGACGGCGCCGAGGTGCTGCTCATCGAGCGCCCCGACCGCGGCTCGTTCGCCGGTGCCTGGGTGTTTCCGGGCGGAAAGCTCGAACCGGCCGACCTCGCCGACGTCGAGGAGATGTCGGCCCGCCGTGCGGGCGTGCGCGAGACCGTCGAAGAGACGGGGCTGGTGCTGGATGCCGCGGACCTCGTGACGCTGTCGTGCTGGGACCCGCCGCCCGGCATCGCCCTTCGGATCCGCACGTGGTTCTTCGTCGCGGCGGCGCCCGCCGGGGACCTCCGCCTGCACCCGGCGGAGGCCGTCGCGGCGGAGTGGGCGCGTCCCGCCGACCTGCTCGAGCGGCACGGGCGCGGCGAGCTGACGCTCTACCCGCCCACATGGGTCACCCTGCACGGGCTGTCGGCCCATCCGGACGCCGCCTCGGCACTGGGGGCCGCGCGGCTGGCGGGTGTCGAGCGCTTCGAGACCGTCGCCCGGAGAGGCGCCGAGGGGCCGATCCTGATGTGGCACGGCGATGCCGAGTACGAGGCGGATGCCGCGTCCGACGGGTCCGGTGCCCGTCACCGCCTCGAGATCGGCGCGCTCCCGTGGCGGTACACCCAGGCGGGGTGA
- a CDS encoding MTH1187 family thiamine-binding protein — translation MLVAFSVAPSGTGSADGSVHDAVAAAVRVVRDSGLPHRTTSMFTEIEGEWDEVFDVVKRATEAVQPFGSRVSLVLKADIRPGWTGELDGKVERLEAAIEEQRDA, via the coding sequence ATGCTCGTCGCCTTCTCCGTCGCTCCCAGCGGCACCGGCAGTGCGGACGGTTCGGTGCACGACGCCGTCGCCGCAGCGGTCCGCGTCGTGCGCGACTCCGGCCTGCCCCACCGCACCACCTCGATGTTCACCGAGATCGAGGGGGAGTGGGACGAGGTGTTCGACGTCGTCAAGCGCGCCACCGAGGCCGTCCAGCCGTTCGGCTCCCGGGTTTCGCTCGTCCTCAAGGCCGACATCCGTCCCGGCTGGACCGGCGAGCTCGACGGCAAGGTCGAGCGTCTCGAAGCCGCCATCGAGGAGCAGCGCGACGCGTGA
- a CDS encoding GuaB1 family IMP dehydrogenase-related protein, whose translation MEFYGDRPDVDLTYSDVFLVPRRSSITSRLDVDLSPRDGTTATIPLVSANMNSVTGARLAATLARRGGLGVLPQDMPLQELDAAIRWVKSQPVPWDTPLVLPPDATVADAARLLPATEGHGIVVADAAAGKLDIGDILGVVPATRLGTALPDARLGDLARGRTASVDAVDIESARHAFDVIVAAGAETVCVLDHGHLVGTLSRRSALRSTLYRPAVDASGRLIVAAAIGINGDVAAKAQALAAAGVDVLVVDTAHGHQEGMLRALRAVADLDLGIPIAAGNIVTAEGVHDLVTAGADILKVGVGPGAMCTTRMMTAVGRPQFSAVLEAAEAARIMGAHVWADGGVRYPRDVALALAAGAASVMIGSWFAGTIEAPGELQVDAAGRTYKESWGMASTKAVHERFGRLDPYELARKELFAEGISSSKIYLDPLRPGLEDLLDMITSGVRSSFTYAGAATVPEFHDRARVGLQSAAGYEEGKALPVSW comes from the coding sequence ATGGAGTTCTACGGTGACCGCCCCGACGTCGATCTGACGTATTCCGATGTCTTCCTCGTCCCCCGGCGGTCTTCGATCACCAGCCGCCTCGACGTCGATCTGTCGCCGCGCGACGGGACGACGGCGACGATCCCGCTCGTGTCGGCGAACATGAACTCGGTCACCGGCGCTCGGCTTGCGGCGACCCTCGCTCGTCGCGGAGGGCTCGGCGTGCTCCCGCAGGACATGCCGCTCCAAGAGCTCGACGCCGCGATCCGTTGGGTGAAGTCGCAGCCCGTGCCGTGGGACACCCCGCTGGTGCTGCCGCCCGACGCGACCGTGGCCGACGCCGCCCGGCTGCTGCCGGCGACCGAGGGTCACGGCATCGTGGTGGCGGATGCTGCGGCCGGGAAGCTCGACATCGGCGACATCCTCGGCGTCGTGCCCGCGACGCGCCTGGGCACCGCTCTGCCGGACGCCCGCCTGGGCGACCTCGCACGCGGGCGGACGGCATCCGTCGACGCCGTCGACATCGAGAGCGCGCGGCACGCGTTCGACGTGATCGTGGCCGCGGGCGCCGAGACGGTGTGCGTCCTCGACCACGGGCACCTCGTCGGCACGCTCTCGCGGCGCAGCGCGCTGCGCTCGACCCTCTATCGTCCGGCCGTCGACGCGTCCGGACGGCTCATCGTCGCCGCCGCGATCGGCATCAACGGCGACGTCGCCGCGAAGGCCCAGGCGCTCGCCGCGGCGGGCGTGGACGTGCTCGTCGTTGACACCGCCCACGGCCATCAGGAGGGGATGCTGCGCGCGCTGCGCGCGGTCGCCGACCTCGACCTCGGCATCCCGATCGCGGCGGGCAACATCGTGACCGCCGAGGGCGTGCACGACCTCGTGACCGCGGGTGCGGACATCCTCAAGGTCGGCGTCGGTCCCGGGGCCATGTGCACGACCCGCATGATGACGGCGGTCGGTCGTCCGCAGTTCTCGGCGGTGCTCGAGGCCGCCGAGGCCGCCCGCATCATGGGCGCGCACGTGTGGGCGGACGGCGGAGTGCGCTACCCGCGCGACGTCGCGCTCGCGCTCGCGGCGGGCGCGGCATCCGTCATGATCGGCTCGTGGTTCGCGGGCACGATCGAGGCGCCCGGCGAGCTTCAGGTCGACGCGGCCGGCCGCACCTACAAGGAGTCCTGGGGCATGGCCTCGACCAAGGCGGTCCACGAGCGCTTCGGCCGGCTCGACCCGTACGAGCTCGCGCGCAAGGAGCTGTTCGCCGAGGGCATCTCGTCGTCGAAGATCTACCTCGATCCGCTGCGTCCCGGCCTGGAGGACCTGCTCGACATGATCACGTCCGGCGTGCGGTCGTCGTTCACCTACGCCGGCGCCGCGACTGTCCCCGAGTTCCACGACCGCGCGCGTGTCGGTCTGCAGTCCGCCGCCGGGTACGAAGAGGGCAAGGCGCTGCCCGTCAGCTGGTGA